The genomic segment GTTCTTCAATGTAATCCACGAACCATTTTTTCTTGAGCTGATCCCACCGGCCGTCTCCCCGGACCTGACGCAGGAAATTGTTCAAGAAATTGAGAAAATCCGGGTCGCCTTTTCGGATCGCCCAGGCCAGCGGTTCGTAGGTCAAGGGAGTGAAAAGCCCTACAGTTGTTTTTTTGTATTTGGCGGCAAAGACCCTGACCTGAGGTTCATCGTAAATAAAGGCATCTGCGAGGCCATTGGCGACCTGAAGTGCTCCTTCGGCCTCGGTTTTGAAGAACCGATGCGTCGCAAGGGGCATCAGTTTTTCGGCGGTGAACTGACCGGTAACGCCGAGCTTGCTGGTGATGATGATACCCTTCTTGTTGAGATCCTTGGGGCCCTTATACTTACCGGCATTTTTCTTGTTAATGAGCAGGCACTGACCGATGTAATAATACGGTTCACAGAAGTTGACCTTCAGGTTCCTCTCCTGGAGGATGGTCATGCCGGACATGATGATATCAAACTTGTGTGTCATGAGGGCGGGGATGATCCCTTCCCAGGCCGTGTTCACCAGCTTAACCCTTTTTTCACCGCCTTTCCCGAAAATGGCCTTTCCCAGTTCATAGGCCATGTCTACGTCAAAACCGACTATGTTTCCCTTTTCATCCTGCATTTCAAAGGGCTGGTAACCGGCTTCAAGCCCTACCAATAATTGTCCCCGTTTCTGTATTTCTTCCAGGGTGGAAGCCTTGGCCAGGTCTTCCGTTGTGAAGGCCATCGCAGGGGTCAGGCCGAAAGCAACTATACACAAGGAGAACAAAAGGATCGATACAATCTTTTTCATATTATGCTCCTCTCTCATGAAGTAGTTGAAAATAATGGAACAACGTGACAAATTCCCGGCATAAGATGAAATATCCTCCCCTCTTGTGATGTATCACCCCCCTTCGTTTTTTCGGTGGTTTTCCATCAGGGCCAGGCCTTCCACTTGGCCCGAGAGCAACATCATCTCATTTTCGTATTACCGTGGGCTGCTTAAAAAAACCCTCCTCCCATAATGTGTGAAATCTTATATCCTCAATCTTCGGCCCTGCAAAAACGACAAACTCTCCTCTAAGGGAAAAATACACCGGGACAAACTACCAAATTTTAACCTTAAAGGATCTCATCAAAATTTTGAAACGCTCAGTTTAGGATTTAATTGCCGAGACCTTTTCTTTGATCAACACCTCTCCATTCACGATTGGGCACGCACTTTGATGGTCGCAAGACGAAATACAATACTCAATTTATGGTGAGCCCAAGCAAGAGGAAGAGTTGAGCCTTTTTGGCGCGCGATTCGGGTTTTGGCGGCCGATTCTGGTTCAAGGGGGATATTTTTAATGAAACCTTGCGCCGGAAAGAAAAATCACTTGATCCTGGAAACAAAAATTCATTCCTCATCTATCAAGGTTTCTGGAACTTTATAAAAGTAGCCCGAATGATGTCAATCATTTTATACGACATTCCCTATACATCGTAGCCCCCTTATGTAACGACCATCCATAAACGGCCCTTTTGTGCCCAATGTTCCGCCCTCCTCACAGCTACGAAGTGACAAACTCTGTCAGGCTCAACCCGATGAAACCAAACCGTCTGAATAGTGGGGATTCATTGACGAATGAGCGGCCTTGTCAAGCAGGTCGGTCCCCCCGCCCCTTTTGAGCAAATCTCCGATCCCTCGAAAACACTGACCTCCACTCCAGCCTCTTCAAGCCGCGCTCTGGTCTTTGGATTTCCATCGATCATAACGGCCTTTCGGGGCGCAACGGCCAGGACATTGCAACCCATGGTCTCGAATTCCTCATCCGGGACCTCAACGAGCTCGATTCCCCTTTTAAGGAGCGCTTCACGGAAAGGAAT from the Deltaproteobacteria bacterium genome contains:
- a CDS encoding transporter substrate-binding domain-containing protein, encoding MKKIVSILLFSLCIVAFGLTPAMAFTTEDLAKASTLEEIQKRGQLLVGLEAGYQPFEMQDEKGNIVGFDVDMAYELGKAIFGKGGEKRVKLVNTAWEGIIPALMTHKFDIIMSGMTILQERNLKVNFCEPYYYIGQCLLINKKNAGKYKGPKDLNKKGIIITSKLGVTGQFTAEKLMPLATHRFFKTEAEGALQVANGLADAFIYDEPQVRVFAAKYKKTTVGLFTPLTYEPLAWAIRKGDPDFLNFLNNFLRQVRGDGRWDQLKKKWFVDYIEELAKKQ